From a single Deltaproteobacteria bacterium genomic region:
- a CDS encoding GTP-binding protein, whose translation MASDGGCRSELESSATIIQSACVIPTLIVSGFLGSGKTSLVRWLLSQAQSAGKRVAVVSNEYNSLGIDQALLGADGQTLVELDGGCVCCQLSNELVATLEMLHEKVQPDQIIIETSGVALPGDVQVHLWREPVKSWSGGDVAVVIVNAEQVLEGRDLDGAFEFQLTSADLLVLNKLDLVPDGALPAIEARLRQIEPDAPMVRCLHGRVDPAVLFPPDADQLRQRRATRSEPPAHLHERFASEVINLEEGIDEAVLTARFRAMNALRAKGFVQTANGARLLQAVGPRVQLEAVAAASPELLGKVVVIRRVQ comes from the coding sequence ATGGCGTCAGATGGCGGCTGTCGGTCTGAGCTTGAATCCTCCGCCACCATCATCCAATCTGCCTGTGTGATTCCAACGTTGATCGTCTCCGGTTTTCTCGGCTCCGGCAAAACTTCGCTGGTGCGTTGGCTCCTGAGCCAGGCGCAGTCCGCCGGCAAGCGCGTCGCCGTGGTCTCCAATGAATACAATTCACTAGGCATTGACCAGGCTTTGCTCGGCGCCGACGGCCAGACGCTGGTCGAGCTCGACGGCGGCTGCGTTTGCTGCCAGCTTTCCAATGAGCTGGTCGCCACGTTGGAGATGCTGCATGAAAAGGTCCAGCCCGATCAGATCATTATCGAGACCTCGGGCGTGGCGCTTCCCGGCGACGTGCAGGTGCATCTTTGGCGCGAGCCGGTGAAGTCATGGAGCGGCGGCGACGTTGCCGTCGTTATCGTCAATGCCGAGCAAGTGCTGGAGGGACGCGATCTCGACGGCGCGTTCGAGTTCCAACTCACCTCGGCCGATCTTTTGGTGCTGAACAAGCTCGACCTCGTGCCCGACGGAGCGCTGCCGGCCATCGAAGCACGGCTGCGCCAGATCGAGCCGGACGCGCCGATGGTTCGCTGCCTGCACGGCCGAGTCGATCCCGCCGTGCTGTTTCCGCCCGATGCCGATCAGCTGCGACAGCGCCGAGCCACTAGGAGTGAGCCGCCAGCACACCTGCATGAGCGCTTCGCTTCAGAAGTAATCAACCTCGAAGAAGGCATTGACGAAGCCGTGCTAACAGCGCGCTTCCGTGCGATGAACGCTTTGCGCGCAAAAGGTTTCGTGCAAACCGCCAACGGGGCGCGTTTGCTGCAAGCGGTTGGCCCCCGAGTGCAGTTAGAGGCCGTCGCTGCGGCGTCGCCGGAGCTGCTTGGCAAAGTAGTCGTCATCCGACGCGTGCAGTAG
- a CDS encoding Hsp20 family protein, producing MVFDDFRSGPSIAVRPWNFRRRHDLRRSEIYRRASKTSAGGREQRSRLLRRVFAQRNLCDRWRGRAEKRRRVLRRGAADCSRQPAEAQRHRQHRLPLRAEDFRHAKRRAAADQEQRPQAAYTARNERASGKFVRTIDLPVEVDEANIQAEYKNGLLVITLPKAEEAKPKQISVKVV from the coding sequence ATGGTCTTTGACGACTTTCGGAGCGGTCCTTCTATCGCTGTGCGCCCCTGGAATTTCCGGCGCCGGCACGATCTACGGCGAAGTGAAATTTATCGACGTGCCTCCAAAACTAGCGCCGGTGGTCGTGAGCAAAGATCAAGATTATTGCGGCGAGTTTTTGCCCAACGAAACCTATGCGATCGATGGCGCGGGAGGGCTGAAAAACGTCGTCGTGTTCTTAGACGCGGCGCTGCCGATTGTTCCCGCCAACCCGCAGAAGCTCAACGTCATCGACAACACCGGCTGCCGCTACGCGCCGAGGATTTTCGCCATGCAAAAAGGCGAGCGGCTGCAGATCAGGAACAAAGACCCCAAGCTGCATATACCGCACGCAATGAGCGGGCGAGCGGGAAGTTTGTCCGCACGATCGATCTGCCCGTAGAGGTCGATGAAGCCAATATACAGGCTGAATACAAGAACGGCTTGTTGGTCATCACCTTGCCTAAGGCCGAAGAAGCGAAACCCAAACAGATCAGCGTTAAAGTCGTTTGA
- a CDS encoding Hsp20/alpha crystallin family protein, protein MAERTVATSAQEKNVAGREDTRSQEQYITPPVDIFENGEGLVVKADLPGVSKEGLDVRVENNLLTIRGKASHVAPGDPVYREYGLVNFFRQFELNDRVNQAKISAELKNGVLTLNLPKAEEAKPRRIEIKAA, encoded by the coding sequence ATGGCTGAGAGAACCGTTGCAACGAGCGCCCAGGAAAAGAATGTGGCCGGTCGAGAAGACACGCGCAGCCAAGAGCAGTACATCACGCCGCCAGTGGATATTTTTGAGAACGGCGAGGGCCTGGTCGTTAAAGCTGACTTGCCCGGGGTGTCAAAAGAAGGTTTAGACGTGCGCGTGGAAAACAATTTACTAACGATTCGCGGCAAGGCTTCTCATGTCGCCCCCGGCGATCCGGTCTATCGCGAATACGGGCTGGTGAACTTCTTTCGCCAGTTCGAGCTGAACGACCGGGTCAATCAGGCGAAAATTTCCGCCGAGTTGAAGAACGGCGTGCTAACGCTCAACCTGCCTAAAGCGGAAGAGGCCAAGCCGCGCAGGATTGAGATCAAGGCAGCCTAA